One Candidatus Poribacteria bacterium DNA segment encodes these proteins:
- the ccsA gene encoding cytochrome c biogenesis protein CcsA translates to MKIIGIITAILVFISLYLIFGYARIEGTMLEVQKIFYYHVSAALTVFVAFGVNCVFSIKYLIQRKSNDDLLAVAAAELGLVFCTIALLSGPIWARYAWNTWWNWEARLTSTLVLWLMYVGYFILRSALEGDKRRLYSAVLGIIAYLDVPIVYYAVDIWHGGLHPDRGTKWNLETTMRQTWMVALLALIMLFVLLLIVRYRMKKAEARYEIVRQKYLSEASQ, encoded by the coding sequence ATGAAAATTATAGGTATTATCACTGCCATCCTTGTCTTTATCTCACTCTATCTCATCTTCGGATACGCCCGGATTGAAGGCACAATGCTCGAAGTCCAAAAAATCTTCTACTATCACGTCTCTGCCGCACTCACCGTTTTTGTCGCCTTCGGTGTTAACTGCGTATTCAGTATCAAGTACCTCATTCAGCGAAAATCCAACGACGATCTCCTCGCAGTCGCCGCGGCGGAACTGGGTCTCGTCTTTTGCACAATCGCACTCCTGTCGGGTCCAATCTGGGCGCGATATGCTTGGAACACATGGTGGAATTGGGAAGCACGTCTCACGAGCACACTCGTTCTCTGGCTCATGTATGTCGGTTATTTTATTCTCCGTTCCGCGCTCGAAGGCGACAAACGTAGACTCTATTCCGCTGTCCTCGGTATCATTGCCTATCTTGACGTACCCATCGTCTATTATGCCGTGGACATCTGGCACGGAGGCTTGCATCCAGACCGTGGCACGAAATGGAACCTTGAAACGACGATGCGGCAGACATGGATGGTGGCACTGCTCGCACTCATTATGCTGTTCGTTCTACTGCTCATCGTGCGGTATCGGATGAAGAAGGCGGAAGCGCGTTATGAAATCGTCCGACAGAAATACTTATCGGAGGCATCTCAATGA
- a CDS encoding CcmD family protein: MKIAVLVSFVVVLGLFVFATQVPVTLTEDEVAKAIGEASSESEAPVDEDLLAEAVQLSVAKLEKAQSTRLKYLASAYLIIWLVFILYVLHLERKQEELDKRLAQLEQDSDPDAA, from the coding sequence ATGAAAATAGCGGTTCTTGTGAGTTTTGTGGTGGTTTTGGGGTTATTCGTCTTTGCAACCCAAGTCCCGGTCACCTTGACGGAAGACGAAGTCGCGAAGGCTATTGGGGAAGCGAGTTCGGAATCGGAAGCGCCAGTAGATGAAGACCTCTTAGCAGAAGCAGTGCAACTGTCTGTCGCAAAACTGGAAAAGGCACAAAGCACACGCCTGAAGTATCTTGCCTCCGCCTATTTGATTATTTGGTTAGTCTTTATTCTGTATGTCCTACACTTGGAGCGGAAGCAGGAAGAACTCGACAAACGCTTGGCACAATTGGAACAGGACTCCGATCCTGACGCGGCATGA
- a CDS encoding SRPBCC family protein, whose product MKTFLFKSQRTLEQPLTEVFEFFSNAHNLALITPPSLNLEILTPAPIEMFAGTLIDYQLKLHGIPIRWQTEITEWNPPHGFLDEQRHGPYRLWRHTHTFDETEDGVVVKDSVEYAVWGGGVIEKFFVRPDLEKIFAYRSEQLDKIFHQA is encoded by the coding sequence ATGAAAACGTTCCTTTTTAAATCACAACGCACGCTGGAACAACCGCTGACAGAAGTTTTTGAATTTTTCTCTAATGCTCATAACCTTGCTCTGATTACACCGCCATCGCTAAATTTAGAAATCCTCACCCCTGCCCCGATTGAAATGTTTGCCGGAACGCTTATCGACTATCAGTTGAAACTGCATGGCATCCCGATCCGTTGGCAGACCGAGATTACGGAGTGGAATCCGCCTCACGGTTTTTTAGATGAACAACGCCACGGTCCGTATCGACTTTGGCGACATACGCATACCTTTGATGAGACAGAGGACGGTGTTGTTGTGAAAGATTCGGTTGAATACGCTGTTTGGGGTGGTGGGGTCATTGAGAAATTTTTTGTCCGACCGGACTTAGAAAAAATCTTTGCCTACCGTTCTGAACAGTTAGATAAAATTTTCCATCAGGCTTAA